One window from the genome of Candidatus Didemnitutus sp. encodes:
- a CDS encoding aspartate kinase, translating into MSSWQIYKFGGSSVGTPGRLPRVLDLIAAAPKPVAVVVSAPGDTTDWLILAARSAADGEITQARSELGRVRELAATIARPVLTPHGLRAFKADLDEVLTPVERTLSGIELTRECSPRSLDAVISAGERISVALVARALSERNCPAKAIDARDFVATDATFGNAAVDKAVTAEKFNALLPSFTGLTPIVTGFIGRTRDGHTTTLGRNGSDYTATLLAALFKAEAVTVWTDVLGVMTADPNLVREASPVDRLSYDEALELAYFGTRMFHSRTIIPLRECGAALVIRSTTHPDAPGTRIDATGNPDPARPTCVTSLENLSLIGVQSRRTGIGRPVVSRAVAALDAEGVRVWLSTESTLGQTFTVVVPVADEARAKEILQQALAADLMRGDLTLGPVLSPVSLVTLVAESMGRRPNVAGRMLHAIGTVGVSVRTMAQGASARSISVVVDASETALAVRTVHAAFNLAHAELNVLLLGKGIVGGSLLKQLAAHGDALRSQHDVNVRLVGLAGSQGGIFHAPGYAPGTAAKTLAEAKSRRAVAELLPELARLPNPVLVDCSASPGMEHIYIAAFNLGINVVSANKQPLALPRGEREAMFAAARRHYRAYHYETTVGAALPVIETLKNLVRTGDVVVRIEGAFSGTLGFLCEQLTQGVPLSAAVRKAKDLGYTEPHPRDDLSGLDVARKALILARELGLQLDLADVKLEPFVPAEHLREDDPEKFIDKLAAADAAFVERVAKFKAEGKLLRYLARIEPGANGSSVTVAPVGVDAAHPASGLRGAEAFVAFHTERYSQFPLVVRGAGAGGDVTASGVLSDILRLAQNLRTGRAN; encoded by the coding sequence ATGAGCTCCTGGCAGATCTACAAATTCGGCGGCTCGTCCGTCGGCACACCCGGCCGCCTGCCGCGCGTGCTGGATCTCATCGCCGCCGCGCCGAAACCGGTGGCGGTCGTCGTCTCCGCGCCCGGCGACACGACGGATTGGCTCATCCTCGCCGCCCGCTCCGCCGCCGACGGCGAGATCACGCAGGCCCGCAGCGAACTCGGTCGCGTGCGCGAACTCGCCGCGACCATCGCGCGCCCGGTGCTCACGCCGCATGGTCTCCGCGCGTTCAAGGCCGACCTCGACGAGGTGCTCACGCCCGTCGAGCGCACGCTCTCCGGCATCGAGCTCACGCGCGAATGCTCGCCGCGCTCGCTCGACGCCGTCATCAGCGCCGGCGAACGAATCTCCGTGGCCCTCGTCGCCCGCGCGCTCAGCGAACGGAATTGCCCCGCGAAAGCGATCGACGCGCGCGACTTCGTCGCGACCGACGCCACCTTTGGCAACGCCGCCGTCGACAAGGCCGTCACCGCGGAAAAGTTCAACGCGCTGCTGCCGTCGTTCACCGGCCTCACGCCGATCGTGACCGGCTTCATCGGCCGCACGCGCGACGGCCACACCACCACGCTCGGTCGCAACGGCTCCGACTACACCGCCACGCTGCTCGCCGCGCTGTTCAAGGCCGAAGCCGTCACCGTCTGGACCGACGTGCTCGGCGTGATGACCGCCGACCCGAATCTCGTGCGCGAAGCCTCTCCGGTCGACCGGCTCTCCTACGACGAGGCGCTCGAGCTGGCGTATTTCGGCACGCGCATGTTTCACTCGCGGACGATCATTCCGTTGCGCGAATGCGGCGCGGCGCTCGTCATCCGCAGCACGACGCATCCCGACGCGCCCGGCACGCGCATCGATGCCACGGGCAATCCCGACCCGGCGCGTCCGACGTGCGTCACGAGTCTCGAAAACCTCTCGCTCATCGGCGTGCAATCGCGCCGCACGGGCATCGGCCGGCCCGTCGTCAGCCGCGCCGTGGCCGCGCTCGACGCCGAGGGCGTGCGCGTGTGGCTCAGCACCGAGTCGACGCTCGGACAGACTTTCACCGTGGTCGTGCCCGTCGCGGACGAGGCGCGCGCGAAGGAAATCCTCCAGCAGGCGCTCGCCGCCGATCTCATGCGCGGCGATCTCACGCTCGGGCCGGTGCTTTCGCCGGTGTCGCTCGTCACGCTCGTCGCCGAGTCGATGGGTCGCCGCCCGAATGTCGCCGGCCGCATGCTGCATGCGATCGGCACCGTCGGCGTGTCCGTGCGCACGATGGCGCAGGGCGCCTCGGCGCGCAGCATTTCGGTCGTCGTCGACGCCAGCGAAACCGCGCTCGCCGTCCGCACCGTGCACGCGGCCTTCAATCTCGCGCACGCGGAGCTGAACGTGCTGCTGCTCGGCAAGGGCATCGTCGGCGGCAGCCTCTTGAAACAGCTCGCGGCGCACGGCGACGCGCTGCGCTCGCAGCACGACGTGAACGTCCGCCTCGTCGGCCTCGCCGGCAGCCAGGGCGGCATTTTCCATGCGCCCGGCTACGCGCCCGGCACGGCGGCAAAGACGCTCGCCGAGGCGAAGTCGCGCCGCGCGGTGGCGGAGCTGTTGCCCGAGCTCGCGCGGCTGCCGAATCCGGTGCTCGTCGACTGCTCCGCCTCGCCCGGCATGGAGCACATCTACATCGCGGCGTTCAATCTCGGCATCAACGTCGTCTCTGCCAACAAGCAGCCGCTCGCGCTCCCGCGCGGCGAGCGCGAGGCGATGTTCGCCGCGGCGCGCCGCCACTACCGCGCCTATCACTACGAAACGACCGTCGGCGCAGCGCTGCCCGTGATCGAGACGCTGAAAAACCTCGTGCGCACCGGCGACGTCGTCGTGCGCATCGAAGGCGCGTTCTCCGGCACGCTCGGCTTTCTCTGCGAACAGCTCACGCAAGGCGTCCCGCTCTCCGCCGCCGTGCGCAAGGCGAAGGACCTCGGCTACACCGAGCCGCATCCGCGCGACGACCTCTCCGGTCTCGACGTCGCCCGCAAGGCGCTGATCCTCGCGCGCGAACTCGGACTGCAACTCGATCTCGCCGATGTGAAGCTGGAGCCGTTCGTCCCCGCGGAACACCTGCGCGAGGACGACCCGGAAAAGTTCATCGACAAGCTCGCGGCCGCCGACGCGGCGTTCGTGGAGCGCGTCGCGAAGTTCAAGGCCGAGGGCAAGCTGTTGCGTTACCTCGCGCGTATCGAACCGGGTGCGAATGGCTCGTCAGTTACGGTCGCTCCCGTTGGCGTCGACGCGGCGCATCCGGCGTCGGGCCTGCGCGGCGCGGAGGCCTTCGTGGCATTCCACACGGAGCGCTACAGCCAGTTCCCGCTCGTCGTGCGCGGCGCAGGCGCTGGCGGCGACGTCACCGCGTCCGGCGTGCTCTCCGACATCCTCCGCCTCGCGCAAAACCTCCGCACCGGCCGGGCGAACTGA
- a CDS encoding Crp/Fnr family transcriptional regulator: MPTPPRSADFKLTGLIGTLRCAQLFSGLSGEDLTTIAGFTQTVALAKDDYLFHEGESSRGCYLVQSGAINVHKVNAAGKEQVIHVFRAGESMAEASLASPTGYPANARAVEPSTVLLIPKAPLLELIGRRPDLAVRMLGSMSAHLRVLVGMLDDLTLKDVETRLLNWLVKHARDAKDGVVPLRGTKRVLAAELGTSSETLSRTLARLRDQKLITVAAKSIAVHDGAQLAAMLRHNLGEA, encoded by the coding sequence ATGCCCACGCCACCCCGCTCCGCCGACTTCAAACTCACCGGCCTCATCGGCACGCTGCGCTGCGCGCAGCTGTTCAGCGGACTCTCCGGCGAGGACCTGACGACGATCGCGGGCTTCACGCAGACCGTGGCGCTCGCGAAGGACGATTACCTTTTCCACGAGGGCGAAAGCTCGCGCGGCTGCTACCTCGTGCAGAGCGGCGCGATCAACGTCCACAAGGTCAACGCCGCCGGCAAGGAGCAGGTCATCCACGTCTTTCGCGCCGGCGAGTCGATGGCGGAAGCCTCGCTCGCCTCGCCCACCGGTTATCCGGCGAACGCGCGCGCCGTGGAACCGAGCACGGTGTTGCTCATCCCGAAGGCGCCGCTGCTGGAGTTGATCGGACGACGCCCGGATCTCGCCGTGCGCATGCTCGGCTCGATGAGTGCGCACCTGCGCGTGCTCGTCGGCATGCTCGACGATCTCACGCTCAAGGACGTGGAAACGCGCCTGCTCAACTGGCTCGTGAAACACGCGCGCGACGCGAAGGACGGCGTCGTCCCGCTGCGCGGCACCAAGCGCGTGCTCGCCGCCGAGCTCGGCACGAGCAGCGAAACGCTCTCGCGCACGCTCGCGCGCCTGCGCGATCAGAAGCTCATCACGGTCGCCGCGAAGAGCATCGCGGTGCACGACGGCGCGCAGTTGGCCGCGATGCTGCGCCACAACCTCGGCGAGGCGTAG
- a CDS encoding recombinase, with amino-acid sequence MTAATLLARFSSRHATTAIAAADRRVVKRDGTTMPWDNAKVTRAVALAFFEVKNGAADNPARANPDARYGLDADTFARCQAIAARVGRMIELVYRQGRHPTIEEVQDTVEKAIAADGEWEVARSYIIYRAKKDANRLNHYTENGLSDYIATAKYARYRRDLGRRESFPEAARRVMGMHLEHFKDRLTQKLPPPDDRSPVQPGDRRFLAEWLAGGTLQDAIHRAFGAVAMKRVLPSMRSLQFGGDAILKNHARLFNCSFSPVDRVEFFREYFFLLLAGTGCGFSVQRHHVELLPALPVRGEEMELRVEHYTIEDTIEGWSDALHFLVRSHYEHFKAEFNFSAIRPRGAALVTAGGKAPGHLPLKQALIDVEAILATASGRKLRPIEVYDICMFTARAVLSGGIRRSATICLFSPDDEEMMSAKTGNWFEKNPQRSASNNSAVLPRGAQDDTLFRRLFAAQKEFGEPGFYFADHPDYGCNPCCEIGLHPVVGGALDDEAEVAKLRALGYTGSVEPGTRLSGWQMCNLSTINGAALQTVDDFLVACIQAAVIGTLQASYTHIPYLGPVTRYLNERDALLGVSICGFMDNPEILFNPDVLERGARLCRAANQIVASVIGIRPAARVTCVKPEGTASLLLGAASGIHPHHARHYFRRVQANRKDPIYRHFHASNPHMTEASVYRPETDDVITFAVEAPAHAILRDEIGAVDFLHFVQLVQQHWVLNGEAPNSRSPGLHHNVSNTCTVKNEEWSAVSEFIWKHREHFTGVSLLGHDGDKRYPQAPRESVTTEDDFAKWNRLKYNPVNYTELVEQTDETKLKEVAACAGGACELT; translated from the coding sequence ATGACTGCCGCAACTTTACTCGCTCGCTTCTCTTCCCGCCACGCCACCACCGCCATCGCCGCCGCCGACCGCCGGGTCGTCAAGCGCGACGGCACCACGATGCCGTGGGACAACGCCAAGGTCACGCGCGCCGTCGCGCTCGCCTTCTTCGAGGTGAAGAACGGCGCCGCCGACAATCCCGCGCGCGCCAATCCCGACGCGCGCTACGGCCTCGATGCCGACACGTTCGCGCGTTGCCAGGCGATCGCCGCGCGCGTCGGTCGCATGATCGAACTCGTCTACCGCCAGGGCCGTCACCCGACGATCGAGGAGGTGCAGGATACCGTCGAGAAGGCCATCGCCGCCGACGGCGAGTGGGAGGTCGCGCGCAGCTACATCATCTACCGTGCGAAGAAAGATGCCAATCGCCTGAATCACTACACGGAGAACGGCCTCAGCGACTACATCGCGACCGCGAAATACGCGCGCTACCGCCGCGACCTCGGTCGCCGCGAGTCGTTCCCCGAGGCCGCGCGCCGCGTGATGGGCATGCACCTCGAGCACTTCAAGGACCGCCTCACGCAGAAACTCCCGCCGCCTGACGACCGCTCGCCGGTGCAGCCGGGCGACCGCCGTTTCCTCGCGGAGTGGCTCGCCGGCGGCACGCTGCAGGACGCGATCCACCGCGCGTTCGGCGCCGTGGCGATGAAGCGCGTGCTGCCGTCGATGCGCTCGCTGCAGTTCGGCGGCGACGCGATCCTCAAGAACCACGCGCGCCTCTTCAACTGCTCGTTCAGCCCGGTCGATCGCGTGGAGTTTTTCCGCGAATACTTCTTCCTGCTGCTCGCGGGCACGGGCTGCGGCTTCTCGGTGCAGCGCCACCACGTCGAACTGCTCCCGGCGCTGCCGGTGCGCGGCGAGGAAATGGAGCTGCGCGTCGAGCACTACACGATCGAGGACACCATCGAAGGCTGGTCCGACGCGCTGCACTTCCTCGTGCGCAGCCACTACGAACACTTCAAGGCCGAGTTCAATTTCTCCGCGATCCGCCCGCGCGGCGCGGCGCTCGTCACCGCCGGCGGCAAGGCGCCCGGCCACCTGCCGCTCAAGCAGGCGCTGATCGACGTCGAGGCGATCCTCGCGACCGCCTCGGGCCGCAAGCTCCGCCCGATCGAGGTCTACGACATCTGCATGTTCACCGCGCGCGCGGTGCTCAGCGGCGGCATCCGCCGCTCGGCGACGATCTGCCTCTTCTCGCCGGATGACGAGGAGATGATGTCCGCGAAGACCGGCAACTGGTTCGAGAAGAACCCCCAGCGCTCCGCCTCGAACAACTCCGCCGTGCTGCCGCGCGGCGCGCAGGACGACACGCTCTTCCGCCGCCTCTTCGCCGCGCAAAAGGAGTTCGGCGAGCCCGGCTTCTACTTCGCCGATCATCCCGACTACGGCTGCAACCCCTGCTGCGAAATCGGTCTGCATCCGGTCGTCGGCGGCGCGCTCGACGACGAGGCGGAGGTCGCGAAGCTCCGCGCGCTCGGCTACACCGGTTCGGTCGAGCCCGGCACGCGGCTCTCCGGCTGGCAGATGTGCAATCTTAGCACGATCAACGGCGCGGCGCTGCAGACCGTCGATGACTTCCTCGTCGCCTGCATCCAGGCCGCCGTGATCGGCACGCTCCAGGCGTCCTACACGCACATCCCGTATCTCGGGCCGGTGACGCGCTACCTCAACGAGCGCGACGCGCTGCTCGGCGTCTCGATCTGCGGGTTCATGGACAACCCGGAAATTCTCTTCAACCCCGACGTGCTCGAGCGCGGCGCGCGCCTCTGCCGCGCGGCCAACCAGATCGTCGCGTCCGTCATCGGCATCCGTCCGGCGGCGCGCGTCACCTGCGTGAAGCCCGAGGGCACCGCGTCGCTCCTGCTCGGCGCGGCGTCCGGCATCCATCCGCACCACGCGCGGCACTACTTCCGTCGCGTGCAGGCGAACCGCAAGGACCCGATCTACCGGCATTTCCACGCCAGCAATCCGCACATGACCGAGGCGTCAGTCTACCGCCCGGAGACGGACGACGTGATCACCTTCGCCGTCGAGGCGCCGGCGCACGCCATTCTGCGCGACGAGATCGGCGCGGTGGATTTCCTGCACTTTGTCCAACTCGTGCAACAACACTGGGTGCTCAACGGCGAGGCGCCCAACTCGCGCTCACCCGGTTTGCACCACAACGTCTCGAATACTTGCACGGTGAAGAACGAGGAGTGGAGCGCGGTCTCGGAGTTTATCTGGAAGCACCGCGAGCACTTCACTGGCGTGTCGCTGCTCGGCCACGACGGCGACAAGCGCTACCCGCAGGCGCCGCGCGAGTCGGTGACGACCGAGGACGATTTCGCGAAGTGGAACCGGCTGAAATACAATCCGGTGAACTACACCGAACTCGTCGAGCAGACCGACGAGACGAAGCTCAAGGAAGTCGCCGCCTGCGCCGGCGGCGCGTGCGAGCTGACGTAA